CGGAAGCTGATCCCAAAGACACATCGGTCGGATACGGTGGGTTTCCGGATCGTGATGGCGACGTCAGTCTCGATGCCTGCATCATGGATCATCTGGGCAGATCGGGTGGCGTGATGTTTGTTCAGAATATCATGCATCCAGTATCCCTGGCCAGACTGGTCATGGAAAAAACCCCCCATGTGTATTTGGCTGGAAGAGGTGCTGAACTGTTTGCTGAAGCCAATGGATTCAAGAAAGAAAACTTATTGACACCAGTTGCTGAAAAAGCCTGGAAGGAATGGTTGCAAAAGTCGGAATACAAACCGAAAATAAACGCAGAGAAACATGATACGATAGGAATTTTGGCCATGGATGCCCAGCAGCGCTTGTCGGGAGCTTGTACCACATCCGGACTCGCCTTCAAAATGAAAGGTCGAGTCGGCGACTCTCCCATTATAGGTTCAGGCCTCTATGTGGACAATGAGTATGGCTGCGCCACAGGCACTGGTTTGGGAGAAGCTGTTATTCGAAAAGTAGGTGCCTTTTCCATCGTTGAGATGATCCGCCAGGGTATGCATCCACAAAAAGCCTGCGAAAAAGCAATTAAAAGGTTGACCGACATAGCTGACTATGGCGAATTCCAGGTGGGATATATCGCCATGGACAAAAAAGGTAGATTTGGCGCCTTTGGGCTAAGACCCGGATTTCAATACACCTCAGCAGTCAATGGTGAAATCAACTGGTCAAACGCAGGATCATTATTGGGATAAGCCTGCAGTTTCATATACAATCCATCACTCCGCCACTACACATTTGTAAAATTTTGTTCAATCCGCTTTTGATAGAGACAAAGAATTGTCTTCATGTTTCATATTACAAAAAAAAATAAATTAATTTTTTCTTGAAATTAAATTCAAATTTCATTTATAGTATTCGGAACACCACAATTTTATACATTTTTATTTTTTAATTCATTGCAATTTCCTTTTTGTGGACGTCATTTAGAACCGGATTTTGGCATTGGATTTGCAGTGTTTGCGCAGAGACATATTAGACCAAGACTATATGCGTAATCTGAAAGTAGGAATTGTTGACGACCACGTATTGTTTCTGAAGGGTTTTCAACTTCTTCTTCAGACACTGGCGATCAAGGATTACAAATTGGATATCACCCAATCTGTGAGCGATCATGAAAAATTGATTTCCAGTCTTTCTTACGAAGTATTAGATCTGATATTTCTCGATTTGAATCTCGGTAATGCCGATGGAATCAAGTTGATTCCAACATTCAAAACCCGTCTCCCTGAATGCAGGGTGATTGTAGTCTCTGCCACGACCGAACCAAAGACCGTGCGGGAAGCATTCCGGCAAGGTGCTGATGGTTATCTGTCAAAATATTCCAATCCGGAAGATATTGTACAAGCCATCCAAACAGTGATGCTTGGTGAAATTTACCTTGGACCTGGAATACGACCGAACAAAGTAGATTTGAAAAATCCGGTAAAAGCAGAAACTGCTGTTTCAATGAACAGATACAACGCAAAGTTTGTGCTCACCAAAAGAGAAATAGAAATCCTCGAAAAGGTGATGCAGGGAAAGTCTTCCAAGATAATCGCGGCCGAAATGTACATCAGCAAAGAAACGGTCAACGTGCATCGAAGAAACATGATGAAAAAACTGGGCGTAAATAATTCGGTAAGACTTGTCAAGCTGGCAAACGAGCTGAATTTGATGCAATAAATTTTATAACCATTCACACAAAACTCAATTGGCCTTCGGACTCCGGTCTGTTGGAAAATTGTCCATAGAAATTTTTGTAATTACTCATATCCATTTAACTGAAAGTATTCACATGAAAAAGCAAATGTTTACTCAAGAATCGAACACGATTTTCCTCCGAACTAAATCCTTCTGGATGAGCATCGGAACAATCCTGTTTATGGGGCTTTACCTGACCAACACCAATGCACAGGTTTGCCCGCTCAATTGCAATAACCTGGTGCAGGTATCGCTGGAAAGAGATTGCCAGCTGACCATTACACCAGCGATGTTGTTGCAAAATCCTGGTGCACCTCCAACCTGTATTTATACTGTGGTGGTGTATGGCACCAACAACCAACCTTTGCCACAACCAGTGGTCAACTCTACCCATGTCGGTAAACGACTAAAGGTGTCAGTTACGCTAGCCAATGGCAATAGTTGTTGGGGTGAAATCCTGGTGGAAGATAAATATCCTCCTGAGGTCATTTGTCCTCCGGATGATACTGTTTTCTGTAACAGGACCAATTATCAATTGATACCGCCAATTGTAACAGAGTTTTGTTCTCCAGTGACCAGACATACCATTGAAGACAAAATGGAGATGTTTAATTGTGCTTCCAACCCTTTGGATTCTATCATTGGAAAAAGAACCATCCGTTACTATTATACGGATGCAAGCGGCAACCGGTCAGATACCTGCACCCAATGTGTTTACTTCGAGAAATTCAGAGAAACTGACATTGATTGGCCGGGAGATGTTACTTTTTATTGCAACAACCACGACACCATTCCACCTTTGGATTCCACAGGAGTTCCGGAAGTAGATGGAGAACCCATTTTCCCAACTTGGGGGGCTTGCAAAATCGTAACTACTTATGAAGACCAATTTATTCCGGTTTGCCCAAAATCATTTAAAGTAATCAGAAAATGGACGGTTATCGACTGGTGTATGCCATCACCATTTAATATTTACATACACAATCAATTGATTAAAGTCGTGGATGACAGAGGTCCTATTTTAACTTGTCCTGCACAGCTTACCGTGAGTACAGATGTGTGGACATGTACAGGAACTGCCATTGTTCCTCTTCCGCTTGCCATTGATTGTTCCAATATAAGCTATGAAATCGGATATAAAATTGCAAGTCCCGGAGGAGCACCGACTTTTGAAGGAACTTCTAAAAATAACATCACTAGATTGGCCAATGGTTATATGATTACTGGTTTGCCGCTCGGTACCAGTTGGATCGTGTACAGAGGTACCGATGAGTGCAATAATTTTGCGGATTGTAATACACAAGTCACCGTAGAAGACCAGGTACCACCTGTGCCTGTCTGTGATCAAAAAACAGTCGTCTCTTTGACTTTGGATGGAACTGCCAAAATAGAGGCGTTTACTTTTGACGATAGGTCCCATGACAATTGTGGTATATCCTACTACGAAGCAAAGAGAATGGACAATGGATTTCCTTGCAATGACTCAGCCCGTAGCAGCCAGTGGGGACCTTATGTCTATTTCTGTTGTGACGACATCAACAAGACCATCATGGTGTCTTTGAGAATATGGGATTACAACAACAATAGCAATGTTTGTATGGTGGAAGTGGATGTGCAGGATAAAACGGTCCCATTGGTGGTGTGTCCTCCGCACATTACTGTGAGCTGTAAGTTTGATTATACGACTTACGATGTCTTTGGAACCGTCAGAAAAAATATTTCTGACCGAAAGAACATTGTAATCAAAGATTCAACCGCCTCTTTCAGTGGCCAAAAGATAGACGGCTATGCTTTTGATGGTTGCGGATTTGACCTCGTTGAAACACCAACTGTCAGAAGAAATTGCGGTAGAGATACCATCTTCAGATTGTTTGAAGCAACGGATAAGGGAGGTCTTAAAGGATCTTGTATTCAAAGAATCGTCATCAAAGATTACGACCCTGATAATATAAGCATCACTTGGCCTGATGACTATATCACCAATACGGTTTGTATTCAAATGGAAAATATCAATCCTGATAGTACAGGCAGACCATTAATTCGTGGTGCAGATAAATGCAACAGCATCTTTACAAAATATACGGATCAACCATTTATCAATGATCCCGATGCATGCATTAAAATTATTAGAACCTGGGAAGTGATTGATTGGTGTATCTACCAACCCAACAATCCTGAAACGAGAGGATACTGGCAATGGAAACAAATTGTCAAAATCATCAACAAAGTTCCTCCTACATTCGTCAATGATTGTAAAAACGATACAGTAGATGTATTTGGACCTGGTTGTGGAGGACATGTGGATCTTATTGGCTACGCCATCGATGATTGTACAGACTCTCTAAGTTTAAAATGGTATTATGAAGTGGATCTCTACAATGATGGCAAAGCAGATTTAGGATTCTCAGGTGCCAGTAGAAATGCCAGTGGAAATTATCCGCTCGGAACCCATAAAGTTACCTTCAGGGTATGGGATGGTTGTGACAACTTAAGTTTCTGCAGCTTCTTGCTGACGGTCAGAGATGGTAAGAAACCAACTCCATATTGTCACAGCTCCATTGTAACGACCGTTATGCCTAGCGGAAAATTCGTGGAAATCTGGGCGAAAGATTACAACATCAATTCAGAAGACAATTGTACGCCCAAAGACAGTTTGAAGTTTTACTTTAAAACGGATACAACTTATCACAAAAGCATGAGACTGGATTGTGGCAATATCGGACTCAACATCATCAGAATGTATGTCTTTGATCAGGCCGGCAATTCAGATTACTGCGAAGTGACCATTGAGGTACAGGATCCAAACAAAGTTTGTCCAAACAGTCTGACCATCCAGGGTAGATTGACTACTGCGAGCAACAAAGCATTGAGCAATGTGGAAGTACAACTTGAACGCAGCAATCCTTCAAGTTCCGTATTGGCCTATACAGATGCAAATGGTGTCTATTCTTTCAATACGGTCAGCGCCAATTTGAACTATGTCGTCAGACCCATAAGAAACAATGATTTTGTCAATGGTGTAACCGGACAGGATATTGTTATGATCCAAAGACACATCCTGGGTCAGGAAAACCTGAATAGTCCGTACAGAGTCATCGCGGCGGACGCCAATTTCAATGGCTTTGTGACCGCAGCGGACATTACTGAAATCAGAAAATTGGTACTCGGAGTGATCAATCAATATCAAAACAATAAGTCCTGGAGGTTTGTACCTATGGCGCATCAGTTTGCTGATCCAAACAGACCCGCTCCATATCCAGAGACCCTTGTATTCAATCCGATCAATAAAAATGAAATGAATTCCAATTTTTATGCAATAAAGATCGGCGATGTTTCAGGAGATGCGAAGCTAAATGGTGCGAGCAAAGAAGCAGAAAGCCGCACAACACCAGTGGTTTTGGTGGCTCCTGAGCGAAATTATGCGATCGGTGAGGAATTGAGGATTCCGATCAGAATGGAACAGAGCATGGGCTTGTCAGGATTACAGTTTGGTTTATCCTATGACATGAGCAAATTGAGTTTCATTGGATTTGAAAAAGGAATACTCGAGATCGATGAGGCTGAATACCATCATACCAATGGTCTGGTAAAAATGATCCACGCTTTGGAGACAAATCGGATGACCCAAAAGAATGAAGTCCTTTTCTATCTGGTCTTCAAAGCACTGGATGAAGGATCTTTAGAGAATTCCATTGATCTCACACAGGGTCAGGACTATCATTCTGAAATTTACGATGAATATATTACAGCCAATGACCTTGAGCTGAGCTTCAGAAGTACAGAAGAGCCATTAAGAGGTATAAAGTTCTTTGAATGCGAACCCAACCCATTCCAGGGCCAAACCCAGATAAGTTTTGAATTATCTGAAAGTCAATTTATTGAATTTGTACTATACGAGATGAACGGAAGGGTTATCCGAAAAGTGTACAAAGATTACCCGAGAGGTACCCACCAATGGATCGTTAAAGGGAATGAGCTCCCCGGAAGTGGTGTTTACTTCCTGCAAATGAACAGTGGCGAAACGACAGAAACCAGAAGACTGGTTTATATCAAATGATAAAGGATTGAGTAAATGCAGTGTGTTGGCCTGATTGTGACGAAAAGTCGCAGTCAGGCCTTTTTAATATCTTTTTAATTTCTTTAATTCCTTTAATATCAGCTATAAATCAAAATTTTAAATATTACATTCATTTTATATGTCTATTAAGTGAAAAATCGCTTATCTTTGGGCAGTTTTAGAAAATGGTGTATTACCCAAAACAGTTGTCTATGAAAAAATTAATCTTTGCCATTCTACTCCTCATCACAGGTTTAAATACAGATGCGCAAGTTATTTTCAAATTTGGAAACGTCAGTGGTGATTCAAGTACTACGGTGGACGTTCCAGTTCTGGTAGATGGATTTACCAATGTTCTTTCCACTCAATATTCGGTCATTTACGATTCGCTGGTTTTGGAAATTGTAGATGTCGTGAATCGTCATCCGCAATACAATGTCAATTTTACCGATCACAGGACCGGGGTCAGACCAAAAAATGGCCAATTGGCTTTTCAGTGGGATGAGCCCAATCTGACCGCCATCACCCTTCCGGCCAATTCAAAGTTATTTGATATCCGGTTTAAATTAATTGGGCGTAAATGCGATTCATCTTTGATCTCATTGAGCAGTACCCCCACTCCGGTTGAAATTCTCAATGGCAATGGTGATCCCATTAACGCCAGCGGTCAAAATGGAAAGGTTAAAATAAACGGAACCAATTGCCCCGGAGGAGGAGGAGGTAATCCAAGCGATGTCATTTTCATCGCCTCGAGTGAAACAGTACCCAAAGGCGATAGTGGCTGTGTGACCATTTCGGTGAGAAACTTTAGAAATATTCAGTCGATGCAAGCCAATCTCAAGTGGGATAAAACGGTGGCCAGGTTTAGTTCTGTCCGGAATATCAACAGTGGATTGGGCGGCTTGAATTATGGGGGAACCATGTTTTTGAGTCAAGATTCTACTGAATTGAGATGGCTTTGGTCACATCCACAGGGACAGTCAACAACACTTGCTGATAATTCGACCATTTTTCAGGTTTGCTATACTGCCGTAGGGAATGATATGTCCATGACAGACATCAATTTTATCAGTACTCAGACCAATGTCATCGAGGTGGTAGATGTCAACTCCAATGTCCTCAACACCCAACTTGTCAAAGGAAAATTCACCGTCATTGTCCCTCCAAGCACGATCACTCTAATCACCAGAGATACCACAGTGATTGAGGGTCAGGAATACTGTATGCCCATTTTAGTAAAAGATTTTACCTGCATCGAAGCTTTCCAATTTGCGATGCGGTTTGACAATACCAAATTGAGATATAAAAGAATCAGCGGTGCCAATCTGAGAATTGGTCCCGGGGATGTCGAGGTGAGCAACGATTCGATTCGCGTAATCTGGACGGCCATCGACCTGATGCCGGTCACATTAAACGACGGCACCATATTATTCAATATATGTTTTGATGTCATTGGTAATTGTGTCATGACCACCAAGCCTACATTTATCAATTTGGGCAGTTCTCCGATTGAATTCACAGCAGCTTGCGGAAGACCGCCGATGCCTGCATTTTTAAAAGTTGAAGGAACCATCACCATCAATTGCCCTTCCGCCGGAGTAGATTGCGATATCACAGGAGTCACTCCTGCCAAGTGTTTTGGTGAAAACTCTGGTTCAGTGAATACCACCGTTACAGGAGGATCCGGTAGTTATACCTACAACTGGATCAATGATGTGACTGGATTACCCGTCAGTCCTACTCCAAGTCCGGCTGCCAATCCAACCAATCTGGCCGCAGGCAGGTATCGATTGGTAGTAAGAGACAACAATGCACCTTTTGACAGCTGCGTCAGTGCTAATTTTACCATCAGCCAACCAGATGAAATAATCATCAATTTTTCCGTCACCCATGAATCCTCTGTTAGAAATGATGGGACCATCCAAGCCAACGTGACCGGAGGTTGTCAACCCTATAAATACAGATGGTTTAGAGTGCCGGTCAATAATCCGGTAGACACCATCAATAGCAGGGTAACAAACCTCAGATGTGGTAATTATGCATTGAGCCTTACAGATTGCAATGGCTGTGTAGCCAGAGATACCACAAGAGTCAATTGTTTTACCGAAGATCCCACTTGTTCAATCACCATACTTGATAGCATTCGTTGTTTTGGAGATTGCACCGGTAGAATCCGTGTAGAAGTCAATGGGGGCACCATACCATTCAGATACAATTGGAGTACGGACAGTACTGGAATTTCTGTTTCTAGATTATGCGCGGGATCCTATACGGTGACCGTCACAGATGCGCTCAACAGAACCACCACCTGTACCATCAATCTGACAGCTCCTGATAGCATTAAAATTGTTGTCGATAGCATTGTCGGCACAAATGCCAGTTCGGGTAGAGCAAGAACAACTACCACCGGCGGGACTGCCCCTTATACTTATGTATGGACCAACAGCTCCCAAACCATAGTCAGCAATTCAAAAGATCTGTTGAATGTTCCTGCTGGCACTTACACTTTGGTGGTTACAGATAAAAATAATTGTACCAAATCCATTCAGGTGGTTATTCCTACAGAGATGGGTGGGGGTGATTCACTCCAGGTCAGTATTGCCATTAGAGATGCCATCAGCTGCAATGGTGCATGTGATGGTAGTATAATTGCAACAGTCACCGGAGGCAGCGGAACCCTGATTTACAGATGGTCTCATCAAAATAACCTCAACAGCAATATTGCTTCTAGTCTATGTCCTGGCACCTACCGCGTGACCGTCACCAGTTCAAATGGAACAACAGCCACCGCGGGACCACTGACCCTTACGGAAGCCCCGGACATCAATATCAATATCAGAAGAATCAGTTGTGAATCTGATCAATCTGCCGCTGACGGTAGTTATGAGGCATTGGTAAGTGGTGGAGTGAGACCTTACACATACAGCTGGTGCAATGGGGAGATTGCTTCCACTGCAACCGCATTAAATGCGGGTGAATGTAGTGTGACTGTGACCGACGCCAATCTATGCACTAAAGTCCTTCGATTTACGGTATGCTCTGAAGATGTCAAAGCAGACTGTTTTGCAGGAAGGCTTGCCATTTCTCCGAATGGAGATGGAGCCAACGACAATTTAGTAATCAGCTGTTCTGAAAATTTTGCCAACATTCTTCAAATCTTTTCCCGCTGGGGTCAGCTCGTGTACCAGGAGGTTGATTACGCAAATGGATGGTCCGGAGTAGATTTGGATGGTAATATCCTTCCGGACGGTACTTACATGTGGGTACTCACGGTCAAGGAACCCGGCAAAAATGATGTGTTGTACAAAAGTCATGTCACCATTGTCAGATAAGACCACCCTAAATGAAAAATTCTCTTCCAATTTTTAATAGAAAAAACATGAGAAATTTATTACATATTTTTTTAAGCTCTTTTTTGCTGGTGGTCGTGTTTGGACTTCATGCACAAGACTACGCCAAAGCCATAAAAACACCGGCGGTTTACAACCATTATACCCTCAATCCTTTTTTGATCAATCCCGCGCATTCGGGCTTTGACAAAACAAATAGACTTTTGTTGAATTTCAGAAGTCAGTGGGCCGGATTTGATGATTCACCAAAAGGAATTACCCTTGGAATCAATGGTTCTCCAGCCACCAATATGGGATTGAGCGGTTTGGTATACAATGAAAATTTTGGCGTCGCCAATCGCTTCAATGGTCAGGTCAATTATGCCTATCATTTTAAAGTGAGTGAAATGCACAAATTCTCTTTGGGTCTAGGAGGAACTTATATCCAATACAGTTTGGACAACAGAACCATTACAGATCCCAATCACCAGTCACCGGATCCCATTATCAACCGGGCAGTGAATGGTTTAAATTATTTTGGGGCTGATTTTGGATTTTGGGGTGAATTCAACAAAAAGATCCGAGTGGGAATCACTTTGCCTCAATTTGCTTTGGTAAGGTTGGACAATGAGGTTCGCGCCAAAGATTCTGTGAGCAATGTCAACTTCATAGGATTTTTGGGTGGTGTCTGGGATATTCCTTC
This window of the Saprospiraceae bacterium genome carries:
- a CDS encoding response regulator transcription factor produces the protein MRNLKVGIVDDHVLFLKGFQLLLQTLAIKDYKLDITQSVSDHEKLISSLSYEVLDLIFLDLNLGNADGIKLIPTFKTRLPECRVIVVSATTEPKTVREAFRQGADGYLSKYSNPEDIVQAIQTVMLGEIYLGPGIRPNKVDLKNPVKAETAVSMNRYNAKFVLTKREIEILEKVMQGKSSKIIAAEMYISKETVNVHRRNMMKKLGVNNSVRLVKLANELNLMQ
- a CDS encoding PorP/SprF family type IX secretion system membrane protein translates to MRNLLHIFLSSFLLVVVFGLHAQDYAKAIKTPAVYNHYTLNPFLINPAHSGFDKTNRLLLNFRSQWAGFDDSPKGITLGINGSPATNMGLSGLVYNENFGVANRFNGQVNYAYHFKVSEMHKFSLGLGGTYIQYSLDNRTITDPNHQSPDPIINRAVNGLNYFGADFGFWGEFNKKIRVGITLPQFALVRLDNEVRAKDSVSNVNFIGFLGGVWDIPSYRLTIEPSVCVRKISDVPFGTDLNVLFKMLEDRLTGGFTYSFGPSDSRVSFLVGVRIEQLRFYYSYDQTYQTFQNYNGGSHELTLSFDLGRKGKAVPANDSQKEMMEVK
- a CDS encoding T9SS type A sorting domain-containing protein, which encodes MSIGTILFMGLYLTNTNAQVCPLNCNNLVQVSLERDCQLTITPAMLLQNPGAPPTCIYTVVVYGTNNQPLPQPVVNSTHVGKRLKVSVTLANGNSCWGEILVEDKYPPEVICPPDDTVFCNRTNYQLIPPIVTEFCSPVTRHTIEDKMEMFNCASNPLDSIIGKRTIRYYYTDASGNRSDTCTQCVYFEKFRETDIDWPGDVTFYCNNHDTIPPLDSTGVPEVDGEPIFPTWGACKIVTTYEDQFIPVCPKSFKVIRKWTVIDWCMPSPFNIYIHNQLIKVVDDRGPILTCPAQLTVSTDVWTCTGTAIVPLPLAIDCSNISYEIGYKIASPGGAPTFEGTSKNNITRLANGYMITGLPLGTSWIVYRGTDECNNFADCNTQVTVEDQVPPVPVCDQKTVVSLTLDGTAKIEAFTFDDRSHDNCGISYYEAKRMDNGFPCNDSARSSQWGPYVYFCCDDINKTIMVSLRIWDYNNNSNVCMVEVDVQDKTVPLVVCPPHITVSCKFDYTTYDVFGTVRKNISDRKNIVIKDSTASFSGQKIDGYAFDGCGFDLVETPTVRRNCGRDTIFRLFEATDKGGLKGSCIQRIVIKDYDPDNISITWPDDYITNTVCIQMENINPDSTGRPLIRGADKCNSIFTKYTDQPFINDPDACIKIIRTWEVIDWCIYQPNNPETRGYWQWKQIVKIINKVPPTFVNDCKNDTVDVFGPGCGGHVDLIGYAIDDCTDSLSLKWYYEVDLYNDGKADLGFSGASRNASGNYPLGTHKVTFRVWDGCDNLSFCSFLLTVRDGKKPTPYCHSSIVTTVMPSGKFVEIWAKDYNINSEDNCTPKDSLKFYFKTDTTYHKSMRLDCGNIGLNIIRMYVFDQAGNSDYCEVTIEVQDPNKVCPNSLTIQGRLTTASNKALSNVEVQLERSNPSSSVLAYTDANGVYSFNTVSANLNYVVRPIRNNDFVNGVTGQDIVMIQRHILGQENLNSPYRVIAADANFNGFVTAADITEIRKLVLGVINQYQNNKSWRFVPMAHQFADPNRPAPYPETLVFNPINKNEMNSNFYAIKIGDVSGDAKLNGASKEAESRTTPVVLVAPERNYAIGEELRIPIRMEQSMGLSGLQFGLSYDMSKLSFIGFEKGILEIDEAEYHHTNGLVKMIHALETNRMTQKNEVLFYLVFKALDEGSLENSIDLTQGQDYHSEIYDEYITANDLELSFRSTEEPLRGIKFFECEPNPFQGQTQISFELSESQFIEFVLYEMNGRVIRKVYKDYPRGTHQWIVKGNELPGSGVYFLQMNSGETTETRRLVYIK
- a CDS encoding gliding motility-associated C-terminal domain-containing protein; translated protein: MKKLIFAILLLITGLNTDAQVIFKFGNVSGDSSTTVDVPVLVDGFTNVLSTQYSVIYDSLVLEIVDVVNRHPQYNVNFTDHRTGVRPKNGQLAFQWDEPNLTAITLPANSKLFDIRFKLIGRKCDSSLISLSSTPTPVEILNGNGDPINASGQNGKVKINGTNCPGGGGGNPSDVIFIASSETVPKGDSGCVTISVRNFRNIQSMQANLKWDKTVARFSSVRNINSGLGGLNYGGTMFLSQDSTELRWLWSHPQGQSTTLADNSTIFQVCYTAVGNDMSMTDINFISTQTNVIEVVDVNSNVLNTQLVKGKFTVIVPPSTITLITRDTTVIEGQEYCMPILVKDFTCIEAFQFAMRFDNTKLRYKRISGANLRIGPGDVEVSNDSIRVIWTAIDLMPVTLNDGTILFNICFDVIGNCVMTTKPTFINLGSSPIEFTAACGRPPMPAFLKVEGTITINCPSAGVDCDITGVTPAKCFGENSGSVNTTVTGGSGSYTYNWINDVTGLPVSPTPSPAANPTNLAAGRYRLVVRDNNAPFDSCVSANFTISQPDEIIINFSVTHESSVRNDGTIQANVTGGCQPYKYRWFRVPVNNPVDTINSRVTNLRCGNYALSLTDCNGCVARDTTRVNCFTEDPTCSITILDSIRCFGDCTGRIRVEVNGGTIPFRYNWSTDSTGISVSRLCAGSYTVTVTDALNRTTTCTINLTAPDSIKIVVDSIVGTNASSGRARTTTTGGTAPYTYVWTNSSQTIVSNSKDLLNVPAGTYTLVVTDKNNCTKSIQVVIPTEMGGGDSLQVSIAIRDAISCNGACDGSIIATVTGGSGTLIYRWSHQNNLNSNIASSLCPGTYRVTVTSSNGTTATAGPLTLTEAPDININIRRISCESDQSAADGSYEALVSGGVRPYTYSWCNGEIASTATALNAGECSVTVTDANLCTKVLRFTVCSEDVKADCFAGRLAISPNGDGANDNLVISCSENFANILQIFSRWGQLVYQEVDYANGWSGVDLDGNILPDGTYMWVLTVKEPGKNDVLYKSHVTIVR
- a CDS encoding N(4)-(beta-N-acetylglucosaminyl)-L-asparaginase, with amino-acid sequence MNQRRAFFQKLLAGVGGLYTMSAMDSLRWLSDSSAKNPGRKLIATWKNLDAVKAAWAILNENGSALDAVEAGARIPEADPKDTSVGYGGFPDRDGDVSLDACIMDHLGRSGGVMFVQNIMHPVSLARLVMEKTPHVYLAGRGAELFAEANGFKKENLLTPVAEKAWKEWLQKSEYKPKINAEKHDTIGILAMDAQQRLSGACTTSGLAFKMKGRVGDSPIIGSGLYVDNEYGCATGTGLGEAVIRKVGAFSIVEMIRQGMHPQKACEKAIKRLTDIADYGEFQVGYIAMDKKGRFGAFGLRPGFQYTSAVNGEINWSNAGSLLG